A single genomic interval of Buchnera aphidicola str. Bp (Baizongia pistaciae) harbors:
- the mutY gene encoding A/G-specific adenine glycosylase — translation MTTLVFYQTILNWYHHFGRKTLPWQIKKNPYKTWISEIMLQQTQVKTVIPYYCKFIKRFPNIDTLSDSPLDSILNLWSGLGYYTRARNIYKTAKILKQKFNGIFPNSYAEIIKLPGIGKSTAGAILSFGFNLYSCILDGNIKRVLIRYYSININNKYIEKLLWKTIESITPIYHTNKFNQALIDIGALICLKSNPKCNICPLKSTCKSYLNNKLFQINCKKNKKHIIPKTKYWFLILQYKNYIFLEKRQNLGIWKKLFCFPQFIRQNDILSWIQKNNTKIKKINILNEFKHKLSHLTLYINPIWIIINKISIFSNNNKTIWYNLNNPQCIGLPTPVTKIITKIKKFNTHHE, via the coding sequence ATGACGACTTTAGTTTTTTATCAAACAATTTTAAATTGGTATCACCATTTTGGAAGAAAAACATTACCATGGCAAATAAAAAAAAACCCATACAAAACATGGATTTCAGAAATAATGCTACAACAGACGCAAGTAAAAACAGTTATTCCTTATTATTGTAAGTTTATAAAAAGATTTCCTAATATTGACACTTTATCAGATTCTCCATTAGATTCTATTTTAAATCTTTGGAGTGGATTAGGATATTACACCAGAGCTAGAAACATCTATAAAACAGCTAAAATTCTTAAACAAAAATTTAATGGCATATTTCCAAATAGTTACGCTGAAATTATCAAACTACCAGGAATCGGAAAATCAACAGCAGGAGCTATACTATCTTTTGGATTTAATTTATATTCTTGTATCCTAGATGGGAATATTAAAAGAGTGCTTATACGTTATTATTCTATAAATATTAATAATAAATATATTGAAAAACTACTATGGAAAACAATAGAATCCATTACGCCTATATATCATACTAATAAATTTAACCAAGCTTTAATAGATATAGGAGCACTAATTTGTCTAAAATCTAATCCAAAATGTAATATTTGTCCATTGAAATCAACATGCAAATCTTATTTAAATAACAAATTATTCCAAATAAACTGTAAAAAAAACAAAAAACATATTATTCCTAAAACAAAATACTGGTTTTTAATACTACAATATAAAAATTACATCTTTTTAGAAAAACGGCAAAATCTTGGAATATGGAAAAAATTATTTTGTTTCCCTCAATTCATACGTCAAAATGATATATTATCTTGGATACAAAAAAATAATACAAAAATAAAAAAAATAAATATATTAAATGAATTTAAACATAAACTGTCGCATTTAACATTATATATTAATCCAATATGGATTATAATTAATAAAATATCAATTTTTTCAAACAATAATAAAACTATTTGGTATAATTTAAATAATCCACAATGTATTGGTTTACCTACACCAGTAACAAAAATAATTACTAAAATAAAAAAGTTTAATACACATCATGAATAA
- the dut gene encoding dUTP diphosphatase, translated as MKKIKIKILDDRIGTQFSLPSYATSGSSGLDLRACIKDSIILLPNETVLIPTGIAVYIDDPYITAIILPRSGLGHVQGIVLGNLVGLIDSDYQGQVMVSLWNRGSRNFSVKVGMRIAQIVFIPIIRPIFEIVTNFVVDTERKVQGFGHSGVK; from the coding sequence ATGAAAAAGATAAAAATAAAAATTTTAGATGATCGAATAGGAACTCAGTTTTCTTTACCAAGTTATGCGACTTCGGGATCATCAGGTTTAGATCTAAGAGCTTGTATAAAAGATTCTATTATTTTGTTGCCTAACGAAACTGTTTTAATTCCTACAGGAATAGCTGTTTATATTGATGATCCTTATATTACTGCTATTATTTTACCAAGGTCAGGACTAGGTCATGTTCAAGGGATTGTATTAGGAAATTTAGTAGGGTTAATTGATTCGGATTATCAAGGGCAAGTCATGGTATCATTGTGGAATCGTGGTAGTAGAAATTTTAGTGTTAAAGTGGGTATGAGAATAGCGCAAATAGTTTTTATCCCAATTATTCGTCCTATTTTTGAAATAGTAACAAATTTTGTGGTAGATACAGAGAGAAAGGTACAGGGTTTTGGACATTCTGGAGTTAAGTAA
- the sbcB gene encoding exodeoxyribonuclease I, whose translation MDIQKNTSLTFLFYDYETFGKNPALDKPSQFSCIQTDIDFNIIGSIQEIFCYPSVDYLPDPESVLITGISPKYTSLFGVNEFEFAKKIYSLFMKSDTCIIGYNNIYFDDEFTRNIFYRNFLNSYEWSWKNGNSRWDMLDLLRACYVLRPEGINWPRNEDNSVSLRLSDISLANNIVHNVAHNASSDVYATMNIAKLIKQKKPKLFNFFFKYRTKKAILTLIDVNSLNPIVYISRFFGVVNRYISYIVPILWHPINSNILVSIDLSQDVQKILNFFKRNSILNVNYKEIFLMGIRFIYVNRCPILIPTNVIRMKDRIRLRINYKLFQNNLVLLRKNIFLKKKLKKFLCSIAEAPKYNGSNVDLKMYNSFFSYIDNNVIKNIHSTLPKRIKINFMKYDNRINQLFILFLARYRPDMLDYSEKYFWIQRYLNIFSYANIQKYENKILKLIVKYKNHVRNVQLLEELFEYVKYTRKNFLKSIFTN comes from the coding sequence ATGGACATACAAAAAAATACTTCATTAACGTTTTTATTTTATGACTATGAAACTTTTGGAAAAAATCCTGCGTTAGACAAACCATCTCAATTTTCGTGTATTCAAACTGATATTGATTTTAATATCATTGGTTCTATTCAAGAAATTTTTTGTTATCCTTCTGTAGATTATTTGCCAGATCCAGAATCAGTTTTGATTACTGGTATTTCTCCAAAATATACTTCATTATTTGGTGTTAATGAATTTGAGTTCGCTAAAAAAATTTATAGTTTATTTATGAAATCTGATACTTGTATTATTGGATATAATAATATTTATTTTGATGATGAATTTACTAGAAACATTTTTTATCGAAATTTTTTAAATTCTTATGAATGGAGTTGGAAGAATGGAAATTCCAGATGGGATATGTTAGATTTGTTACGAGCTTGTTATGTTTTAAGACCAGAGGGAATAAATTGGCCGCGTAATGAAGATAATTCAGTTAGTCTTAGATTATCTGATATTTCATTAGCAAATAACATTGTTCATAATGTAGCACATAATGCTTCTAGTGATGTATATGCAACTATGAATATCGCAAAGTTAATTAAACAAAAAAAGCCTAAATTATTTAACTTTTTTTTTAAATATAGAACAAAAAAAGCCATATTAACTTTAATTGATGTAAATAGTTTAAATCCAATTGTGTATATATCTCGTTTTTTTGGAGTAGTTAATCGTTATATAAGTTATATTGTCCCGATTTTATGGCACCCGATTAATTCTAATATACTTGTGAGTATAGATTTATCTCAGGACGTACAAAAAATATTAAATTTTTTTAAAAGAAACAGTATTTTAAATGTTAATTACAAAGAAATTTTTTTAATGGGAATTAGGTTTATATATGTTAATCGTTGTCCTATTTTAATACCTACGAATGTTATTCGTATGAAAGATAGAATACGTTTAAGAATTAATTATAAGTTGTTCCAAAATAATTTAGTCTTATTACGTAAGAACATTTTTTTAAAAAAAAAATTGAAGAAATTTTTGTGTTCTATTGCTGAGGCACCAAAATATAATGGTTCTAATGTAGATTTAAAAATGTATAATTCTTTTTTTAGTTATATTGATAACAATGTTATAAAAAATATACATAGCACTTTACCTAAACGAATAAAGATAAATTTTATGAAGTACGATAATAGGATTAATCAGTTGTTTATTTTATTTCTAGCGCGTTATCGTCCTGATATGTTAGATTATTCTGAAAAATATTTTTGGATTCAACGTTATTTAAATATTTTTAGTTATGCTAATATTCAAAAGTATGAGAATAAAATTTTGAAATTAATAGTTAAGTACAAAAATCACGTTCGCAATGTCCAATTACTTGAAGAACTATTTGAATATGTTAAATATACAAGAAAAAATTTTTTGAAAAGTATATTTACTAATTAA
- the murI gene encoding glutamate racemase, with product MNLKNYIIIFDSSLGGLSIYKQIKKKFPYMNYIYVCDNKNFPYGEKDEIFILKRSIKIISTITKKITTILVILACNTITVTSLTTLKNFFNFPIIGVIPNLNKARKITKNNIIGLLGTKITIHHYYIQNHISLFVPKYKIKLLANNTLVKIAEQKIKNQLISTKNIKFILEPLLKKHNMPDTLILGCTHFSFLKEEIKKIFPKKIQIIDSKVHIPKNISTILARNLKTTNNNIAFFSKKIITTKTIHYLLKKYNFKKIKELNT from the coding sequence ATGAACTTAAAAAATTATATCATAATATTTGATTCAAGTTTAGGCGGATTATCTATTTACAAACAAATAAAAAAAAAATTTCCGTACATGAACTATATTTATGTATGCGATAATAAAAATTTTCCATATGGAGAAAAAGACGAAATTTTTATTCTAAAAAGGAGTATAAAAATAATTTCCACTATAACAAAAAAAATTACTACCATATTAGTCATATTAGCTTGCAATACAATCACTGTTACGAGCTTAACAACATTAAAAAATTTTTTTAATTTTCCAATTATTGGGGTTATTCCTAATTTAAATAAAGCAAGAAAAATCACAAAAAATAATATAATAGGATTACTTGGCACAAAAATAACAATTCATCATTATTATATCCAAAATCATATTTCACTATTTGTTCCAAAATACAAAATAAAACTATTAGCCAATAATACCTTAGTTAAAATAGCAGAACAAAAAATTAAAAATCAATTAATTTCAACTAAAAATATTAAATTTATTTTAGAACCATTATTAAAAAAACATAATATGCCAGATACCCTAATACTAGGATGTACACATTTTTCATTTTTAAAAGAAGAAATAAAAAAAATTTTTCCAAAAAAAATTCAAATTATTGATTCAAAAGTACATATTCCAAAAAATATAAGCACAATACTTGCACGTAATCTTAAAACTACTAACAATAACATAGCTTTTTTCTCTAAAAAAATAATAACTACTAAAACTATACATTATCTATTAAAAAAATATAATTTTAAAAAAATTAAAGAATTAAATACATGA
- a CDS encoding oxidative damage protection protein: protein MNKKNDINRKIFCNFFKKYEEGLTYIPYPGLLGHKIYNEISKLAWNKWILQQTIIINEKKMNMLNKNDQKKIENYMIKFLFKNKQQL from the coding sequence ATGAATAAGAAAAATGATATCAATCGAAAAATTTTTTGTAATTTTTTCAAAAAGTACGAAGAAGGTTTAACATATATACCCTATCCAGGATTATTAGGGCATAAAATTTATAATGAAATTTCTAAACTAGCTTGGAACAAATGGATATTACAACAAACAATCATTATCAACGAAAAAAAAATGAATATGCTAAATAAAAATGATCAAAAAAAAATAGAAAATTATATGATCAAATTCTTATTTAAAAATAAACAACAACTTTAA
- the leuB gene encoding 3-isopropylmalate dehydrogenase — protein MKRNYKIAVLPGDGIGPEIMREGYKILRILKSKLSLNIMTQEFDVGGVAIDKYGVALPKKTLQGCRDSHAILFGSIGGPKWEDLPSHLQPERGALLPLRKYFNLFSNLRLARIYSGLEKLSPLKSRISNLGCDILCVRELTGGIYFGDPKGSKVSKSLNCAFDTEVYYQFEIERIAHMAFDLALTRRCKVTSIDKANVLESSMFWRKIVNRISTQYSQVKLSHLYVDNAAMQIIKNPSQFDVLLCSNLFGDILSDECAAITGSIGLLPSASLNDKNFGLYEPAGGSAPDIKGKNIANPIALILSIGMMMRYSFKLYDVADLIDWAVNKTLKLGYRTQDISENNKFINTSSMGDIIAEILANRIHKI, from the coding sequence ATGAAACGAAATTACAAAATAGCAGTTTTGCCTGGTGATGGAATTGGCCCAGAAATTATGAGAGAAGGATATAAGATTTTAAGAATTTTAAAATCTAAATTATCGTTAAATATTATGACACAAGAATTTGATGTAGGTGGAGTTGCAATAGATAAATATGGTGTTGCTTTACCTAAAAAAACATTGCAAGGTTGCAGAGATTCTCATGCGATTCTTTTTGGTTCTATCGGTGGACCTAAATGGGAAGATTTACCATCTCATTTACAACCGGAAAGAGGAGCGTTATTACCTTTGAGAAAGTATTTTAATTTATTTTCAAATTTGAGATTAGCAAGAATATATTCTGGATTAGAAAAATTATCTCCTTTAAAATCTAGAATTAGTAATTTAGGTTGTGATATTTTATGTGTTCGGGAGTTAACTGGAGGAATATATTTTGGTGATCCTAAAGGTAGTAAGGTATCAAAGTCTTTGAATTGTGCGTTTGACACTGAGGTATATTATCAATTTGAGATAGAAAGAATAGCACATATGGCTTTTGATTTAGCGTTAACTCGAAGATGCAAAGTTACTTCAATAGACAAAGCTAATGTATTAGAAAGTTCTATGTTTTGGAGAAAAATAGTTAATAGAATATCTACTCAATATTCTCAAGTAAAATTATCACATTTGTATGTTGATAATGCTGCTATGCAAATTATTAAAAATCCGAGTCAATTTGATGTACTTTTATGTTCTAATCTATTTGGAGACATACTTTCTGATGAATGTGCAGCAATTACTGGATCTATAGGATTATTACCTTCTGCTAGTTTAAATGACAAAAATTTTGGTTTATATGAACCTGCTGGGGGCTCTGCACCGGATATTAAAGGAAAAAATATTGCTAATCCTATAGCACTAATTCTTTCAATTGGAATGATGATGCGATATAGTTTTAAGCTTTATGATGTAGCAGATTTGATTGATTGGGCAGTAAATAAAACTTTAAAGTTAGGTTATCGAACTCAAGACATTTCAGAGAATAATAAATTTATTAATACTAGTTCTATGGGTGACATTATTGCTGAAATATTAGCTAATAGAATACATAAAATATGA
- the leuC gene encoding 3-isopropylmalate dehydratase large subunit yields MKKTLYQKLYDSHIVYEEKSQSPILYIDLHLVHEVTSPQAFFSLCSKNRVVRQPKKTFATMDHNVSTIDRNIDSSGLLAKKQMEALIKNCTKFNIKLFDLNHPHQGIVHVIGPEQGITLPGMTIVCGDSHTSTHGAFGALAFGIGTSEVEHVLATQTLKQNRLKSMHIKINGDIDIGITAKDIILFVIKQLGVSRGLGYVIEFSGEIVSKLSMESRMTLCNMSIEMGAKSGIIAPDSVTFSYLCNRKYVPKGKNWNLAIDYWKTLKSDTGAIFDQEFNIDISNLSPQVTWGTNPSQVISINDTIPHLESYSDPIERRSAELSLLYMGLEPGMSLIDVNIQKVFIGSCTNSRIEDLRAVAKIVMNKRVCNSVHAIIVPGSGMVKMQAEKEGLDKIFKNSGFEWRYSGCSMCLAMNDDRLNNKERCASTSNRNFEGRQGRGGRTHLVSPVMAAAAAIFGRFVDVRTIYNSLDK; encoded by the coding sequence ATGAAAAAAACATTATATCAAAAATTATATGATTCACATATTGTTTATGAAGAAAAAAGTCAATCGCCAATATTATATATTGATTTACATTTAGTACATGAAGTTACATCCCCTCAAGCTTTTTTTTCATTGTGTTCTAAAAATAGAGTAGTAAGACAACCTAAAAAAACTTTTGCTACTATGGATCATAATGTTTCAACAATAGATCGAAATATTGATAGTTCTGGTTTATTGGCAAAAAAACAAATGGAAGCATTAATAAAAAATTGTACAAAATTTAATATTAAATTATTTGATTTAAATCATCCACATCAAGGAATTGTTCATGTAATTGGTCCAGAGCAAGGCATTACTTTGCCTGGTATGACTATTGTATGTGGAGATTCGCATACTTCTACTCATGGAGCGTTTGGAGCGCTAGCTTTCGGAATTGGTACTTCGGAAGTCGAACACGTTTTAGCTACTCAAACGTTAAAACAAAATCGTTTAAAAAGTATGCATATAAAGATTAATGGAGATATTGATATAGGTATTACGGCTAAAGATATTATATTATTTGTAATTAAACAATTAGGAGTATCTCGAGGTTTAGGATATGTTATTGAGTTTTCTGGTGAAATTGTTTCTAAATTAAGTATGGAAAGTAGAATGACATTATGTAATATGTCTATTGAAATGGGTGCTAAATCTGGAATTATTGCTCCAGATTCGGTAACTTTTTCATATTTATGTAATCGAAAATATGTCCCTAAAGGAAAAAATTGGAATTTAGCAATAGATTATTGGAAAACTTTAAAATCTGATACAGGTGCAATTTTTGATCAAGAATTTAATATTGACATATCTAACTTGTCACCTCAAGTTACTTGGGGGACTAATCCTAGTCAAGTTATATCTATTAATGACACAATACCGCATTTAGAATCTTATTCTGATCCTATTGAACGACGTTCAGCTGAACTTTCGTTACTTTATATGGGTTTAGAGCCTGGAATGTCTTTAATAGATGTTAATATACAAAAAGTTTTTATTGGGTCATGTACTAATTCTAGAATAGAAGATTTAAGAGCAGTTGCTAAAATAGTAATGAATAAAAGAGTATGTAATTCAGTGCATGCGATTATTGTCCCTGGATCAGGTATGGTAAAAATGCAAGCAGAAAAAGAAGGACTGGATAAAATTTTTAAAAATTCTGGATTTGAATGGCGTTATTCGGGGTGTTCTATGTGTTTGGCTATGAATGATGATCGTTTAAATAATAAAGAACGGTGTGCCTCTACTAGTAACAGAAATTTTGAAGGTCGTCAAGGTAGAGGAGGTCGAACGCATTTAGTGAGTCCTGTTATGGCAGCAGCAGCAGCAATATTTGGTCGGTTTGTTGATGTTAGAACAATTTATAATAGTTTAGATAAATGA
- the hemW gene encoding radical SAM family heme chaperone HemW, translated as MKLLGLYINIPWPTKRYKYHDFKFPEYKKKINEKKYIHHLLQDLKKDSLLVPNRTINTIFIGGIAPNFFKLTSIKYLLKKIKNIIPISKNAENTIEFHISKLSEKKIFYYKKFGINRFSIRIQTFDQKKFNSLSKVHISKNILHKIKKINIEKFKNINLDLIYGLPKQSLQEALLDLKTAISLKPNHISWCEFYIEKNNNNYKNLSKSCNLNIIWKIFLQGEKLLKKSGYKKYEISSYSKTNYQCLHNLNYWKFGDYLGIGCNAHGKITQKNGKIIKTIKNKNLKKFMNGKYTYKNHIISKKNLSLEFFMNRLRLNTPIYRKDFKKYTYISEFYIKNEIKQAIEQNYLIETKKYWKMTSKGIQFLDSLLEIFIT; from the coding sequence ATGAAACTATTAGGTCTTTACATTAACATACCATGGCCTACAAAAAGATATAAATATCATGATTTTAAATTTCCAGAATATAAAAAAAAAATTAATGAAAAAAAATACATTCATCATCTACTTCAAGACCTTAAAAAAGACAGCTTATTAGTTCCAAATAGAACAATTAATACAATTTTCATTGGAGGAATAGCCCCAAATTTTTTTAAACTTACTTCAATAAAATATTTATTAAAAAAAATCAAAAATATTATACCTATCTCTAAAAATGCAGAAAACACTATCGAATTTCATATTAGTAAACTCAGCGAAAAAAAAATCTTTTATTACAAAAAATTTGGAATAAATAGATTTTCCATAAGAATTCAAACTTTTGACCAAAAAAAATTTAATTCACTAAGTAAAGTCCATATTTCAAAAAACATACTACACAAAATAAAAAAAATTAATATAGAAAAATTTAAAAATATAAATCTAGATTTAATATATGGATTACCCAAACAATCGTTACAAGAAGCTCTATTAGATTTAAAAACAGCTATTAGTTTAAAACCAAATCATATTTCTTGGTGCGAATTTTATATTGAAAAAAATAACAATAATTACAAAAATTTATCTAAATCATGCAATTTAAATATAATTTGGAAAATATTTTTACAAGGCGAAAAATTACTTAAAAAATCAGGATATAAAAAATATGAAATATCATCATACTCAAAAACTAACTATCAATGCTTGCATAACTTAAACTATTGGAAATTTGGAGATTATTTAGGAATTGGTTGTAATGCTCATGGAAAAATAACACAAAAAAATGGAAAAATAATTAAAACTATTAAAAATAAAAACCTAAAAAAATTTATGAATGGAAAATATACTTATAAAAATCATATTATATCTAAAAAAAATTTATCACTAGAATTTTTTATGAACCGATTGCGACTAAATACACCCATATATCGCAAAGATTTTAAAAAATATACTTATATTTCTGAATTTTATATTAAAAACGAAATAAAGCAAGCAATTGAACAAAATTACCTAATCGAAACAAAAAAATATTGGAAAATGACATCAAAAGGCATTCAATTTCTCGATTCATTATTAGAAATATTTATTACATAA
- the pyrE gene encoding orotate phosphoribosyltransferase, translated as MCKWKIQFLDFCLEKKVLKFGKFQLKSGKCSPYYFNSGLFNTGNDLQKLGYFYAKTIIESNLDYKAIFGVAYKGIPIVISTAIALRKYFNINIPYCFNRKELKKHGEKGNFIGQKLTGKIILLDDVMTSGFSINDTINFIHSHANTKISGIIIALDRTRNINNKKNIQKNIEKKYNLKIFSIISILDIINYFKKKKHLHIYLKYII; from the coding sequence GTGTGTAAATGGAAAATACAATTTCTTGATTTTTGCCTTGAAAAAAAAGTATTAAAATTTGGAAAATTTCAGTTAAAATCTGGAAAATGCAGTCCTTATTACTTTAATTCAGGTTTATTTAACACAGGAAACGACCTTCAAAAACTGGGATATTTTTATGCAAAAACTATAATAGAATCAAATTTAGATTATAAAGCTATCTTCGGAGTAGCATACAAAGGAATACCCATAGTCATATCAACTGCTATAGCTTTAAGAAAATATTTTAACATAAATATACCATATTGTTTTAATAGAAAAGAATTAAAAAAACATGGAGAAAAAGGAAATTTTATAGGACAAAAACTAACAGGAAAAATAATTTTGTTAGACGATGTAATGACTTCTGGTTTTTCTATAAACGATACAATAAATTTTATCCACTCGCATGCTAATACTAAAATATCAGGAATAATAATAGCTTTAGATAGAACGAGAAACATAAATAATAAAAAAAATATTCAAAAAAACATAGAAAAAAAATACAATTTAAAAATATTTTCTATAATTAGCATCCTAGATATAATCAATTATTTTAAAAAAAAGAAACATTTACACATATATCTAAAATACATTATATAG
- a CDS encoding YggS family pyridoxal phosphate-dependent enzyme: MKNIQKNIKKLKQKITNISKKFKINTQKIKLLAVSKNRSVNDIKKAILCGQNSFGENYVQESQPKIKLFNNIEWHYIGQIQSNKAHIIAKNFSWCHTITNKKTAVLLNKYRPYSLPKLNTLIQINIRDNTINIDDDIETIKQLAKTINSLDNLNLRGIMAMPYFKNTYLEQIQSYKYIHLYFDILKKKYTYIDTVSLGTSHDIQAALYSGSTLLRIGSSIFDV; the protein is encoded by the coding sequence ATGAAAAATATACAAAAAAATATAAAAAAACTTAAACAAAAAATTACTAACATAAGCAAAAAATTTAAAATTAATACTCAAAAAATAAAATTACTAGCAGTAAGTAAAAATCGTTCAGTTAATGACATAAAAAAAGCCATATTATGCGGGCAAAACTCTTTTGGAGAAAACTATGTTCAAGAAAGTCAACCAAAAATAAAATTATTTAATAACATAGAATGGCACTACATAGGGCAAATACAATCCAACAAAGCACATATAATAGCAAAGAATTTTAGTTGGTGTCATACTATCACAAATAAAAAAACTGCTGTATTATTAAATAAGTATCGTCCGTATTCATTACCTAAATTAAATACATTAATACAAATAAACATCAGAGATAACACTATCAACATAGACGATGATATAGAAACCATAAAACAATTAGCAAAAACTATAAATAGTTTAGATAACTTAAATTTACGCGGAATTATGGCTATGCCATATTTTAAAAATACATATTTAGAACAAATTCAATCATACAAATATATACATTTATACTTTGACATTCTAAAAAAAAAATATACATATATTGATACAGTATCACTCGGGACGAGTCATGACATTCAAGCAGCACTATATTCTGGTAGCACATTACTAAGAATTGGTTCATCTATTTTTGATGTCTGA
- the trmB gene encoding tRNA (guanosine(46)-N7)-methyltransferase TrmB, whose translation MIMRRVRSFVSRNRKLTQNKRQFLKNYLLKYGIDFSCSYVNFNFIFNNEYPVILEIGFGTGEFLINMARKNLFSNFLGIEVYIPSILSCLRYIHKYNLPNVKVIFYDAVEVISYMISNNSLSEVYILFPDPWPKRRHHKRRIITKELLEVILKKLVFGGYLNIATDCQIYAKSILNIIENIKGYINLSNTGDYVIRSDYRLVTKFEKKGLVLGNKIFNLKFKSIFNNSNFL comes from the coding sequence ATGATAATGCGTCGAGTTCGTAGTTTTGTATCTAGAAATAGGAAGTTAACACAAAATAAGCGTCAGTTCTTGAAAAATTATTTATTAAAATATGGTATAGATTTTAGTTGTTCATATGTAAATTTTAATTTTATTTTTAATAATGAATATCCAGTAATATTAGAAATTGGTTTTGGAACTGGTGAATTTTTAATTAATATGGCTAGAAAAAATTTGTTTAGTAATTTTCTGGGTATTGAAGTTTATATTCCTAGTATTTTGTCTTGCTTACGATATATACACAAGTATAATTTACCAAATGTGAAAGTCATTTTTTATGATGCAGTAGAAGTGATTTCTTATATGATTTCAAATAATAGTTTATCTGAAGTTTACATTCTTTTTCCAGATCCTTGGCCTAAAAGGCGCCATCATAAAAGGAGAATTATTACGAAGGAATTATTGGAAGTCATATTAAAAAAATTGGTGTTTGGAGGATATCTTAATATAGCTACAGATTGTCAAATATATGCTAAAAGTATTCTTAATATTATTGAAAATATTAAAGGATATATAAATTTATCTAATACAGGAGATTATGTTATTAGATCAGATTATCGTTTAGTGACAAAGTTTGAAAAAAAAGGACTTGTTTTAGGAAACAAAATTTTTAATTTAAAATTTAAATCTATATTTAATAATAGTAATTTTTTATAA
- the leuD gene encoding 3-isopropylmalate dehydratase small subunit produces MSKFIQHTGIVVPIDVSNVDTDVIIPKQFLQKITKKGFGKHLFNDWRYVDEKGTILNRKFILNNDIYKNGTILLARENFGCGSSREHAVWALVDYGFKTIIATSFSDIFYSNSLKNSLLPITLSKETIDILFQEVYKNMGMFISVNLLNNKIFVREKQYSFKINSFNKYCLMHGLDDIDLTLKYSSKILNYETLIPEFLKK; encoded by the coding sequence ATGTCTAAATTTATTCAACATACTGGGATTGTAGTTCCTATAGATGTTTCAAATGTAGATACAGATGTAATTATTCCTAAACAATTTTTACAAAAAATTACTAAGAAAGGATTTGGCAAACATTTGTTTAATGATTGGAGATATGTAGATGAAAAAGGTACAATTCTGAATCGAAAATTTATATTAAATAACGATATTTATAAAAATGGAACGATTTTGTTAGCTCGAGAAAATTTTGGTTGTGGGTCATCACGGGAACATGCAGTATGGGCTTTAGTTGATTATGGATTTAAAACAATAATAGCTACTAGTTTTTCAGACATTTTTTATAGTAATAGTTTGAAAAATAGTTTACTTCCTATAACTTTATCCAAAGAAACAATTGATATTTTATTTCAAGAAGTATATAAAAATATGGGTATGTTTATCTCAGTAAATTTACTTAATAACAAAATATTTGTTCGTGAGAAACAATATAGTTTTAAAATTAATAGTTTTAATAAATACTGCTTAATGCATGGATTAGATGATATTGATTTGACTTTAAAATATAGTTCTAAGATTTTGAATTATGAAACTTTAATTCCTGAATTTTTAAAAAAATGA